In Temnothorax longispinosus isolate EJ_2023e unplaced genomic scaffold, Tlon_JGU_v1 HiC_scaffold_134, whole genome shotgun sequence, the sequence AGTATAAATAAgtttagattatttaaataaaggaataatagaattttttgtgGGATCATTATCGTGCTACATGCTGAGAAGCCTCTTGAGATATAGAAGTATCATATGTCAAGTGTGTGCAATCTACTTAGGCCTGGCCGAAGACAAGGCATATATGGAGtccaaatataaaagaagtatGCATATATCCATTGATGAGGGccttttcataatttttatgagtTAAGagttaagaaaaagaatcgatCCAGAGACGAAATTATGAACGTATGGATTTTGTATATTACTGTATTTGtacttttgtatttaatgaGACATTTAAAGTTGCTTTATAGTAATTAAGATAcgtaattaagataaaaaataaatgcaaaatcctatatgtttattaacaaatattcggcagacatatacatatatataacttttacacatacatgtatgaatgtttgtataaaagttattaaatttgcgtTACTACCAAAGTGAAAGATGATTATATATCTCCGTCATCAAACTCAATGAGAatgtgttatatatacatatatattcaattataattattctgtaCAATAACTTGCCTATATAAAGTGAACCTTATATACAATCTTTTGTatcaaaatgataattttagaaaagacTAGCATCACTTTGATCGCGTCTCAAGCTTTTTGACTATTTCGAGCAGAGTTTTCATCCgtacatgattatataatttgttctcCAATTCCTCTAGAGCCGCTCCACCCTGCATAAATTCCGGCAAGTTGTAGAGAGTCCCATTCTGACCCAGTCTGTGATCGGTCACGCGATCCTGATTATAATTGTACGTTCTAATCTTTTCGTTCCTGTATCCCATTCCCATTTGCTTTTGCCGCAACTCGCTCGTGAATGACGATTGCTTGTTCAATTGCTGCTCGTACAGGATACTCCTCAGTTTGTTCATAGCcatctttttattcttatcttGCGATCTGTCTACCTGACAGGTAACGCTCAGCCCGCTTGGCAGATGCGTTACCCTCACCGCGGAATCGGTGGTGTTTACATGTTGACCACCTGCGCCGGACGCTCTTTTTGTCTCTACTTTCAAATCTTTCTCATTGATCGCAATCTGTATCTCCGATGGCACCGGCAAAATTGCAACCGAGGCGGTACTGGTATGTACTCGGCCCATTCTTTCCGTGGCTGGTACCCGCTGGACTCGGTGTACACCGCCCTCGTGTTGGAACTTGTCAGCTTGATCGCCAGATATCATAATACTGGCATGCCTAATGCCCTTGTTATCGCTTATCTCTATGTCGATTACCTCGTAATCCAAACCTAGATACTTGGCGTAGCCTATGTACATATCATACAAGTCCTTGGCGAACAGCATTGCTTCCTGGCCACCGACACCCGCCGTTATTTCGACAATGATGTTGTCGTACGAATCTTTGTACATGTTTCCCAGTATTATGTTCAATAATCTCTCGTCAAGTTCATTTAGTTGCTCATTGTACAACGCTTCTTCCTCCTCTGCTAATTTTTTCATCTCTATATCCTGCTGTCctacaaaaagaaatttatcgtTACAAATTGTGTCGATTGTCGTAATAGTCGTAATTGTCGAGTATAAGCACTCAGTTTACCTAAATCATGCAAACTCTGAATATTTTCTATGAGCTGCACTCTTTTGCTCAATAAACCACCGGAAGCATTTAAATCGACAAAATCGATTAAGTTATTGTTCCTCAAAGATTTGTTTTTGTACTCGTTCGCGAGATAAtctaaaaactttttagttCTATCGTCCAAAATATTCGGTTTTGCCTGTGCATTGCAAAAGTTTCTCGAACTCCAAATCAAGTTGGTCAACGACCAAGCGTGCAGCTCGTGAAACTTTATCCGATTTACGAGCTTCGGGTATCGCCAATAATTGTCGAATTTGCATCTTCGTATTAGCAGAGACATTCTGCAACATTCTGCGAGTCTCatctgaataataatatagtactGTAATATAGTACAGATTGTACAGTGCCGCGACTGTCCCTTATTCACCTTATTGGTTAAAATGAAGAGCACACATATGCGAGTGCGAGATTGtgagataaataaatcgcCCAGTTGCTCCATCTAGCTTctctcttttaaatatttatttatatttggaGTTGGAAATTTGGAAACATATTACcgtagataattttaaaataatcggAGATGAAGATAAGATGATGAAAATCCGTAAATTCGTCTTAGATGAGATAAAGATGATAAATTTATCTAGATATCGcgataatatttagataattttgtgtttatgagactatttataaaaatttataaaaagaattacgcAGATTATAAAAGGGATATTAAAACAGtacttacaattttattttaagtttttatttctcaaaaataaaagtttttcgaATGTTTTGTCCACGGTCTTACACACAGGTCTGGAAACTCTAGTGGTGGGGGATGGTCGTCTTAGCGACGAAGAAAATAACTCGCTTTGTTATTTCTGTTGTGATTTTTGGATCAGCAAAAAATCTTCGAGaagtatttccgtcattagaTGATCCGGAACCTTGTTTATCTGTTGTAATGCTTAATTGCAATAAGATAAGCTTCGCGGcaaaaagtatatgtatagtttGACTATCTgtgaaattgataaattattttccaaacgGTTATTACATAACATTGTGTGACAGAGTCagaatatatgttacatattaatatatatacgtacatacatacatatatgtatattgctaattgaaatatttgaaatcgCCATAGTTCCGTATatctaaaaatgttaatatgttATGTTTTAGAAAGGATAGGATACAGAATTCTGTTAGTAAtagtattgtataatttttcatgctgcagctatataataattatgagaGATATTGACAGAAACTGTGTAgatttcattatatttcaattactataatgattattatacaaataagctcatatatgtatgtataaaactttatacCAAGAGCAAATGATATGCATTGGTCAGCgtatatgtttaaatttaactgtagcttatgtaattatagaactacaattttacatgaacTTTTATTAGTTTAGTGACTTACGTTCATTACAATTCACATTGcgatttgaataaataaaatgaataaatgatcatataaattatcatatgAAATAAGCTTTACGAATAATGTACAGATCTTCAAGCAGCGTACAAATATAGTTTGTAAGTTTATACTTTAACACTTTTGTTGTTcagtttattgaaaatatactgtatatttaaaatatgtaataattaccCAGcttatataaagattaattatatgtttgttGCATTTGAAATTCTTGTATCGCGTAACATTGCGAATTTACGcgaatttatttgatatttaccTGCAACCTGCAACTatcatgattttatttaatatgtacattGCAGTGTTTTGAATTCTacttatgaaaattttcttaaatagaacATGAAAGTAATGGAAATGTAGCGACTGCCTTATTGATAGTAagttacgtaaaaataatattgttattcaaATCTTTGTCTTTATTgcatataatgtattattttattttacattataactacataaaaattttagttctTTACAATCATAACTTAATTATGTCCTGTAATAATGATTCAGAGTTTAGAGCAAGAtgattaaatacattatatataataataattgtttgtgAAGATTGatgaaaaacattaaataagcGATAATGCAATTGCTTTATTATTGACGTGAGAGCGCGATAAACGAGTCTCCttgcttttatttatgttaccCCAAAACGGCCTCGGTGTTGCATGATTATCCTTAGTACTTCTGATGCCAGATGCTAATATtacacgtaaaaatattttactaatacatcaatgagatattataatcttctttgctcttttttttacctgATTTCCAAGGAGGAAACACTTGCAGCTGACTTCCTACCGAAAGAGATCCAGGGGTAATTGGTATAGACAAATGTGGTCCAGGATGCTGGAAAATTGCTCTTGAAATAGATCTTTTGAAGGCTGGTGGCAAGTTCAGAGAAtctacaataaattttatgtctgTAATTGCCGTTCTTATCTAAACGGAAAAATCATTATTGGCATACTTGTTATATAATCTCCTAATGGGATTTTAGTTGCATTTTTTGTACGTCGATTGTGTTTCTccattttaaatcttttcatAAAGTTTCGACAAATGTCGGTTACAATTTTTCCGTCGAGATTAGCTATACGTACGTAAAGTAAACTGATAATTgagtgataaatataaataataagtggCAAAGAatgatttacatatttaacttTACCTAGCGAAACGCTATTAGCAATCAGATTTTCCTTATATCTGTAAGACCATGTAACAGGATTTCCTTGTAAAGACAAATCTTTCAAAGAAGGCAACGTACTTATTGTCGTAGTTACATCGTCCACATTATCGACgagattattttttgcatCTAACGTGTGTAATTCTTGAAATCCTATTAGATTTCTCAAGGATGTCATTTTATTAGCGGAAATATTAAGAACTTTTACACACATCTAAGAGAAAACATTTAAACAAATCTCAACGATTAATCCGTATATGATGAAAGACTCTTTGAGATTTGAATTATATGACACTTACAGATAAAGTAAAAGCGCTACGTGGCTCGAAGCATAACGATTCGCCGAGTGGTATCTTTTGACTCTCGACATGCAACTCTTGtaatttctttgtattttgCAATCCTTCAACTACAACAATATTATTGTGTCCTAGATGAAGCTTTTGGAGATTCTGTAGAGATtctaaattttccattttcatTATAGCGTTATGTTGTAGATACAGATGTGTCAAATTACATGCAAAATGTAGATTcttattttcgatatattatattattctgaaGATATAGGACTTTTAAGCTTCTATAAATAGCGATGTTACCCTAtgtaaaatgtgaaattttatacacattaaaaataaattacatataatttatttatgaaattgatatatataacttacaaTACTTACAATACTGCTGATAAACATGTCATTCATATGTAAATGAGTCAACTTCCataattcatctttttttatcattttactgAGTGATTTACTAGTTAATATTTGAGAATATTTCCTTTCGACGATATCT encodes:
- the Mrf1 gene encoding peptide chain release factor 1-like, mitochondrial, which produces MRLAECCRMSLLIRRCKFDNYWRYPKLVNRIKFHELHAWSLTNLIWSSRNFCNAQAKPNILDDRTKKFLDYLANEYKNKSLRNNNLIDFVDLNASGGLLSKRVQLIENIQSLHDLGQQDIEMKKLAEEEEALYNEQLNELDERLLNIILGNMYKDSYDNIIVEITAGVGGQEAMLFAKDLYDMYIGYAKYLGLDYEVIDIEISDNKGIRHASIMISGDQADKFQHEGGVHRVQRVPATERMGRVHTSTASVAILPVPSEIQIAINEKDLKVETKRASGAGGQHVNTTDSAVRVTHLPSGLSVTCQVDRSQDKNKKMAMNKLRSILYEQQLNKQSSFTSELRQKQMGMGYRNEKIRTYNYNQDRVTDHRLGQNGTLYNLPEFMQGGAALEELENKLYNHVRMKTLLEIVKKLETRSK